Below is a window of Rhodanobacteraceae bacterium DNA.
CCATCCGCGCGCTCCGGCTCGGACAGCACGTGCTCGAACTCGTTGGCGCCTTTCCGGCGCCGCTGCAGGCCATTGCCGGTGCCGATCCAGAGATCGCCGTGGCGGTCGATCACCAGCACGCGCACGGTGTCGTGCTGCAGCGCGCCAGGTTTGCCGGGCGCGGGCGCGAATGACTCGAATACGCGCCGGCGCGCGTCCCAGCGCGCCAGTCCATGGTTGCCGAAGCCAACCCAGACCTCGCCGTCGCTGCCTTCGACCAGGCACAGCGCCGAGATTCCGGGAATCGCAGTGGGATCGCCCGGGCGCGGCCTGTGGTGGGTGAAACGGTCGCTCCGCGGGTCGTAGATCGACAGCGCGCCGCCCTGGGTGGCCACCCACAGCGTACCGTCCGAATGCGGCATCAAGGCACGCACGTAGTCATCGCTGATCGAGCCGGGATCGGAAGCGTCGCTGCGATAGGCACGCAGGCGGTAACCATCAAAGCTGTACAGCCCTTCCGGCGTGCCGAACCAGAGCAGCCCGCGCGCGTCCTGCGCGGCAATCGTGATGATGCCGTTGCCGATGTGATCGCTGCCGGCGATCGTCTCGAAATACGGCTGCCCGAATTCGCGCGCCGGCGCGCTGCCAGCGACGGCCAGCAACAGGAGCAGCAGCAACGCAGCGGCGCGTAGGCTCTTCACGCCCCGATCATAAGCGGGGAAGCGCCGGGGCGGCAGGGTGGGCCGGCGCCGGCAAATTGCCTCGGGAATCGAGCAGCGCGCCCATGCCGCCTTCCGTATGCTGCGCGGCGCGGAGCCACCGGAGGCCAGGGTATGAGCGAAAGCGAGCGCTACGATCGCAAGACGCGACAGTTGCGCCTGCTGTCCGAAGCGCTCGCCAGCGGCCGGCTGGCGCCGGTCAAGCGCATGCTCGACACCTTGACGCCGGGCGAGATCGCGCGCGTGCTCGAATCCCTGCCGCCAGCCAAGCGCAGCGTGGTCTGGGGCTTGGTCGACCCGGACGACGACGGCGAGGTGCTGGTACACGTCGCTGACGAGGTGCGCGACGGTCTGCTCGCGGAGATGGACAGCGAGGAGCTGCGTTCCGCGCTGACCACGCTGGATGTCGACGACCTCGCCGACCTGGTAGACGACCTGCCGCACCAGCTGACCGAGGAACTGCTGCGCGGCATGGACCGCGAGCACCGCGACCGCCTGGAGCACGTGCTCTCGTACCCGGAAGACAGCGCCGGGCGATTGATGAACACCGATGTGGTCACGGTGCGCGCCGACGTGGCAGTGGACGTGGTGCTGCGCTTCCTGCGCATGCGTGGCGAGCTGCCCGAGCACACCGACCACCTGTTCGTGGTCAACCGCAACGGGCGCTACATCGGCCGGGTGGCGCTGACCGCGTTGCTGACGGCCGATCCGGAGCAAACCATCGCCGAGATCGTCGACGACTCGCTGCCGGCCCTGCGCGCGAGTGCTTCGCTCGACCATGTCGCCGAGGAGTTCGAGAACCACCGCTATGTGTCGGCGCCGGTGATCGATGCCGACAACCGGCTGG
It encodes the following:
- the mgtE gene encoding magnesium transporter; amino-acid sequence: MSESERYDRKTRQLRLLSEALASGRLAPVKRMLDTLTPGEIARVLESLPPAKRSVVWGLVDPDDDGEVLVHVADEVRDGLLAEMDSEELRSALTTLDVDDLADLVDDLPHQLTEELLRGMDREHRDRLEHVLSYPEDSAGRLMNTDVVTVRADVAVDVVLRFLRMRGELPEHTDHLFVVNRNGRYIGRVALTALLTADPEQTIAEIVDDSLPALRASASLDHVAEEFENHRYVSAPVIDADNRLVGRITVDDVIDLVRDRAEHDLMSMAGLTEEEDMFAPVAAASRRRAIWLGINLLTAFLAAAVIGKFEATLEQIVALAVLMPVVASMGGVAGTQTLTLIVRGLALGQVSWDNARDLLKRELAIGGLNGLLWAVVIALVAWAWFGDWRIALVIGAAIVINLLAAALSGVLIPLLLKRFAVDPALAGGVVLTTVTDVVGFLAFLGLGTLFLL